The Paenibacillus macerans genome includes a window with the following:
- the panB gene encoding 3-methyl-2-oxobutanoate hydroxymethyltransferase, protein MAGKQALNIVKLKKMKQDGTPIAMITAYDYPSAQLAEEAGADMLLVGDSLGNVVLGYDTTIPVTLDDMVHHSRAVARGAQHTFIVTDMPFMTYHGSVEETLKNVRRLMQEGHAHAVKMEGGAEIALAVQAIVQAGVPVLGHIGLTPQSVNQIGGYRIQGKDAQDARRLLEDAKALERAGAFGIVLELVTEEVAEAISKELSIPTIGIGAGRGCDGQVLVFHDVLKYTPDYRDKRFVKTYADIGTQIRSGISEYVREVKTRAFPAQEHVFAAEDGVLETLYGKGKVETKA, encoded by the coding sequence TTGGCTGGAAAACAAGCATTAAACATCGTGAAATTGAAAAAAATGAAGCAGGACGGTACGCCGATTGCGATGATTACCGCCTACGATTATCCGTCGGCGCAATTGGCGGAAGAGGCCGGCGCGGATATGCTGCTCGTCGGCGATTCGCTCGGCAATGTGGTGCTGGGTTACGATACGACGATTCCGGTGACGCTGGACGATATGGTCCATCACAGCCGCGCGGTGGCTCGGGGGGCGCAGCATACGTTTATCGTGACGGATATGCCGTTTATGACGTATCACGGCAGCGTTGAAGAGACGCTGAAGAACGTCCGCCGCCTGATGCAGGAAGGGCATGCGCACGCGGTCAAGATGGAAGGAGGGGCGGAAATCGCCCTGGCCGTCCAGGCGATCGTGCAGGCCGGGGTGCCGGTGCTGGGCCATATCGGGCTCACGCCGCAGTCGGTCAACCAAATCGGCGGCTACCGCATCCAGGGCAAAGATGCGCAGGACGCCCGGCGCCTGCTGGAGGACGCCAAGGCGCTGGAGCGCGCGGGGGCGTTTGGGATCGTGCTGGAGCTGGTCACCGAGGAGGTGGCGGAGGCGATTTCCAAGGAGCTTTCCATTCCCACGATCGGCATCGGCGCCGGCCGCGGCTGCGACGGCCAGGTGCTCGTGTTTCACGATGTTCTTAAATATACCCCGGATTACCGGGACAAACGTTTCGTCAAAACGTATGCCGACATCGGAACGCAAATCCGCAGCGGCATTTCGGAATACGTACGCGAGGTCAAAACCCGCGCTTTCCCGGCTCAGGAGCATGTGTTCGCCGCGGAAGACGGCGTGCTTGAGACGTTGTACGGCAAAGGAAAGGTGGAAACAAAAGCATGA
- the panD gene encoding aspartate 1-decarboxylase, translating to MFRTMMKSKIHRATVTEANLNYVGSITIDEELMEAADILENEKVQIVNNNNGARLETYVIPGPRGSGVICLNGAAARLVQPGDNVIIISYAAMSPEEVRSHQPTVVFVDESNRPVEKAHQELHAAIR from the coding sequence TTGTTCAGAACGATGATGAAATCAAAAATCCACCGCGCGACCGTGACCGAAGCGAATTTGAACTATGTCGGCAGCATTACGATCGATGAAGAGCTGATGGAGGCCGCCGATATTCTGGAGAACGAAAAAGTGCAGATCGTCAACAACAACAACGGCGCGCGCCTGGAAACGTACGTGATTCCGGGACCGCGCGGCAGCGGCGTCATCTGCCTGAACGGCGCGGCCGCGCGGCTCGTGCAGCCCGGCGACAACGTCATTATCATTTCCTACGCGGCGATGTCTCCCGAGGAAGTGCGCAGCCACCAGCCGACCGTCGTTTTCGTGGACGAAAGCAACCGGCCCGTGGAAAAAGCCCATCAGGAGCTGCACGCGGCCATTCGTTAA
- a CDS encoding biotin--[acetyl-CoA-carboxylase] ligase, giving the protein MEANRLIDMLLEHPGQYISGEEISRRLAISRTAVWKQIAKLRDEGYEFESAPRRGYRLIRKPDKIAHSALARALEGRALFGRQIRLLERTVSTQAEVRELAEAGAPSGTLVVAEEQTGGRGRQGRAWYSPPGKGVWMSLLLRPDRQPLSFAPQLTLLIAVAVCRAVRRAAGVDAGIKWPNDLLVHGRKLCGILVESVGEDELIRYAIAGIGIDVNLEAEDIPEELQDVATSLYIESGRRIDRAELIGMVLAELEQLYELYIQEGFAPIGHLWEALSVTLGQRVTVKTPAGDVSGLATALDPSGALVLAEDDGNMRTIFSGEVQIGG; this is encoded by the coding sequence ATGGAAGCAAACCGATTGATCGACATGCTCCTGGAGCATCCGGGGCAATATATATCCGGAGAGGAGATCAGCCGCCGCCTTGCGATCAGCCGGACGGCGGTATGGAAGCAGATCGCCAAGCTGCGCGATGAGGGGTATGAGTTTGAATCCGCCCCGCGGCGCGGTTACCGGCTTATTCGCAAGCCCGACAAAATTGCCCATTCCGCCTTGGCGCGGGCGCTTGAGGGCCGCGCTCTGTTCGGGCGGCAAATCCGGCTGCTCGAACGGACGGTCTCCACGCAGGCGGAGGTTCGGGAGCTGGCCGAGGCCGGGGCTCCGTCCGGCACCCTGGTCGTCGCAGAGGAGCAGACGGGCGGCCGCGGCCGTCAGGGCCGGGCGTGGTATTCGCCGCCGGGCAAAGGCGTGTGGATGAGCCTGCTGCTTCGCCCGGACCGGCAGCCGCTGTCCTTTGCGCCGCAGCTCACGCTGCTGATTGCGGTGGCCGTATGCCGCGCCGTGCGCCGGGCCGCCGGCGTCGATGCGGGGATCAAATGGCCCAACGATCTGCTTGTGCACGGCCGCAAGCTTTGCGGCATCCTCGTCGAATCGGTCGGCGAGGACGAGCTGATCCGCTACGCCATCGCCGGTATTGGGATCGACGTCAATCTGGAGGCCGAAGATATCCCTGAAGAGCTTCAGGACGTCGCGACGTCACTGTACATTGAAAGCGGCCGCCGCATCGACCGGGCCGAGCTGATCGGGATGGTGCTGGCGGAGCTGGAACAGCTGTATGAGCTATACATTCAAGAGGGCTTTGCGCCGATCGGCCATCTGTGGGAAGCTTTATCGGTTACCCTGGGCCAGCGGGTCACGGTCAAAACGCCCGCCGGAGACGTCAGCGGGCTGGCTACGGCTCTCGATCCTTCCGGGGCGCTGGTGCTGGCCGAAGATGACGGAAACATGCGCACTATTTTTTCCGGCGAAGTGCAAATTGGCGGATGA
- the panC gene encoding pantoate--beta-alanine ligase, translating into MKTFTEIRALREHLQAERFAAAGKGEDLRVGLVPTMGYLHEGHASLLRKARGENDLVVLSVFVNPIQFGPNEDFERYPRDAEKDLALAEREGVDAVFMPSVEEMYPRPTWTKVKVAELTERLCGASRPGHFDGVTTVVSKLFHIVQPARAYFGQKDAQQVAVIAQMTEDLNFDVEIVPCPIVREADGLALSSRNVYLSPEERKAALVLSRSLLQAREKAQAGGAVTAGEIRADLTRSIGGEPLADIDYVEIADFPGLSPLADTERLDDAGRGADALIAVAVKFGTTRLIDNVILTKKGMA; encoded by the coding sequence ATGAAGACCTTTACGGAAATCCGGGCGCTTCGGGAGCATTTGCAGGCGGAGCGTTTTGCCGCGGCGGGGAAAGGGGAGGACCTGCGGGTTGGACTCGTCCCGACGATGGGCTACTTGCATGAAGGCCATGCCAGCTTGCTGCGCAAAGCGCGCGGCGAGAATGACCTCGTCGTGCTGAGCGTGTTCGTCAATCCGATCCAGTTCGGACCAAACGAAGATTTTGAACGGTATCCGCGCGATGCGGAAAAGGATTTGGCGCTCGCCGAACGGGAAGGCGTCGATGCTGTATTTATGCCGAGCGTAGAGGAAATGTATCCCCGCCCGACCTGGACCAAGGTCAAAGTCGCGGAGCTGACGGAACGCCTCTGCGGCGCTTCGCGGCCGGGGCATTTCGACGGCGTGACGACCGTCGTGAGCAAGCTGTTTCACATCGTGCAGCCGGCCCGCGCCTATTTCGGGCAAAAGGACGCCCAGCAGGTGGCCGTGATCGCCCAGATGACGGAGGATTTGAATTTTGACGTGGAGATCGTTCCGTGCCCGATCGTACGGGAGGCGGACGGCCTCGCGCTCAGTTCGCGCAACGTATATTTGAGCCCCGAGGAGCGCAAGGCGGCGCTCGTGCTGTCCAGAAGCCTTCTTCAGGCGCGGGAGAAAGCGCAAGCGGGCGGGGCGGTCACAGCCGGCGAAATCCGCGCGGATCTGACCCGGAGCATTGGCGGTGAACCGCTGGCCGATATCGATTACGTGGAGATCGCCGATTTTCCGGGACTGTCTCCGCTCGCCGACACTGAACGCCTTGACGATGCCGGCCGCGGCGCCGACGCGCTTATCGCGGTGGCCGTGAAGTTCGGCACGACGCGACTGATCGATAACGTGATTTTGACCAAAAAGGGGATGGCCTAA
- a CDS encoding CCA tRNA nucleotidyltransferase, with the protein MNRWTQVDPLMVNQGEMVLHTLLERGFQAFFVGGCVRDELMGRPVHDMDIATSAKPEDVVAVFERTVPTGIEHGTVTVLMDDYAFEVTTFRKESQYEDHRRPASVEFVDAVNEDLLRRDFTMNAIARDIDGALIDPYGGQSDIKRGLIRCVGAAEERFEEDALRMLRAVRFASVFGFRPAKSLWKALLRGKDKLSYIAMERVRTELEKVVLGPRPLRGLALLERSGLLRHVKAALPEAVAGDAEPERQSQARLTRQLLAAAPRRELLTALPELPPEPQALRWSLLLQALGTGGEDVIPLMKRWTFPNKAAEETAAIVRFDEAWRRAGAEERDAASLRRRWVVLQVTLGQTAAACWLGRQAAVLAAAPLSEAQRIAERERLDLARRWHGEVRAHALSELAVSGKDVLELTGQKGGPWLGELMKQLLLSVAAGEVHNDKQALLEYVKAGLDVAWKQTD; encoded by the coding sequence GCTGCGTACGCGATGAGCTGATGGGCCGGCCGGTTCACGATATGGATATCGCCACCTCGGCCAAACCGGAGGACGTGGTCGCGGTTTTTGAGCGCACGGTTCCGACGGGGATCGAGCACGGCACGGTTACGGTGCTGATGGATGACTATGCGTTCGAGGTGACGACGTTCCGCAAGGAGTCGCAATACGAGGACCATCGCCGGCCGGCATCGGTGGAGTTCGTGGACGCCGTTAACGAGGATTTGCTGCGCCGCGATTTTACGATGAACGCCATCGCCCGGGATATCGATGGGGCGCTTATCGATCCGTACGGAGGCCAAAGCGACATCAAACGCGGCTTGATCCGCTGCGTCGGCGCGGCCGAGGAGCGGTTCGAGGAGGACGCCCTGCGCATGCTGCGGGCGGTCCGCTTCGCTTCGGTGTTTGGCTTCCGCCCGGCCAAAAGCCTGTGGAAAGCGCTGCTGCGCGGCAAGGACAAGCTGTCCTACATCGCGATGGAGCGCGTGCGGACCGAGCTGGAGAAGGTCGTGCTCGGTCCGCGCCCGCTGCGCGGCCTGGCCTTGCTGGAGCGCAGCGGGCTGCTGCGGCATGTGAAGGCGGCGCTGCCGGAGGCCGTGGCGGGCGACGCGGAGCCGGAGCGGCAGAGCCAGGCGCGGCTGACGCGGCAGCTGCTTGCGGCCGCGCCGCGGCGGGAGCTGCTGACCGCGCTGCCGGAGCTGCCGCCGGAGCCGCAAGCGCTGCGCTGGTCGCTGCTGCTGCAGGCGCTTGGCACCGGCGGCGAAGACGTCATCCCGCTGATGAAACGGTGGACGTTTCCGAACAAGGCCGCCGAGGAGACGGCGGCGATCGTCCGCTTTGACGAGGCTTGGCGGCGGGCCGGGGCCGAGGAGCGCGATGCGGCGTCGCTTCGCCGCCGCTGGGTCGTCCTGCAGGTGACGCTCGGTCAAACGGCGGCTGCGTGTTGGCTAGGCCGGCAGGCTGCCGTATTGGCGGCTGCGCCTCTCTCCGAAGCGCAGCGGATAGCTGAACGGGAGCGGCTTGACCTCGCCCGGCGCTGGCATGGGGAAGTGCGGGCGCACGCCTTGTCCGAGCTGGCCGTCAGCGGCAAAGACGTGCTTGAGCTGACCGGTCAAAAAGGCGGCCCTTGGCTCGGCGAACTGATGAAGCAGCTTCTTTTATCGGTCGCCGCCGGGGAGGTACATAACGATAAACAAGCGTTGCTGGAGTACGTGAAAGCGGGGTTAGACGTAGCATGGAAGCAAACCGATTGA